One window from the genome of Archaeoglobus neptunius encodes:
- a CDS encoding Zn-ribbon domain-containing OB-fold protein encodes MMAVGKKEIECPPYAEGTPLSDRDIKERKVTYVEDHPDIRYSWSAGQAISKFLNGLKEGRILGVKCNKCGRIMVPPRMFCELCFKPIDGWVELEDTGTVQTFSISYIDPDAKPLPEPIIVAVIAIDGASQNMGIMHILDEVKPEDVYIGMKVKAVWKSEEEREGAITDIKYWKPLEG; translated from the coding sequence ATGATGGCTGTTGGCAAAAAGGAGATTGAATGCCCACCCTACGCTGAGGGAACACCTCTCAGTGACAGGGATATAAAAGAAAGGAAGGTAACCTACGTTGAGGATCACCCGGATATTCGATATTCATGGTCAGCCGGCCAGGCAATAAGCAAATTTCTCAACGGGTTGAAAGAGGGCAGGATTCTGGGGGTAAAGTGCAACAAGTGTGGCAGGATCATGGTGCCACCAAGAATGTTCTGTGAACTGTGTTTCAAGCCCATTGATGGATGGGTGGAGCTTGAAGACACCGGAACAGTACAGACATTTTCCATATCCTATATCGATCCTGATGCAAAGCCCTTGCCTGAACCAATCATTGTCGCTGTTATTGCGATTGACGGGGCCTCGCAAAACATGGGAATAATGCACATTCTGGACGAGGTAAAGCCCGAGGACGTTTACATTGGAATGAAGGTTAAGGCTGTGTGGAAGAGCGAAGAGGAGAGAGAGGGGGCGATTACGGATATAAAGTACTGGAAGCCTCTGGAGGGGTGA
- a CDS encoding Zn-ribbon domain-containing OB-fold protein, whose amino-acid sequence MIEKIVNPRELRHWDGKIELYWIYTSGKAGDEFFKKLRDEGKFIAARCKQCGKVYFPPRIYCERDFSDTEFVEVSGEGSVRAFTVAKLDPYENPLEEPQIYAVIDMDGTDGCLIHLLGEVKPEDIKVGMKVKPVLKPKEDREGAITDIMYFKPV is encoded by the coding sequence ATGATCGAGAAGATTGTTAATCCAAGAGAATTGAGGCACTGGGATGGTAAAATTGAGCTTTACTGGATATACACCAGTGGAAAGGCTGGAGATGAATTCTTCAAAAAGCTCAGGGATGAAGGAAAGTTCATTGCAGCCAGATGCAAGCAATGCGGTAAGGTTTACTTCCCGCCCAGAATCTACTGTGAGAGGGACTTCAGCGATACAGAGTTCGTTGAGGTGAGTGGCGAAGGTAGCGTGAGAGCATTTACAGTTGCAAAACTTGACCCATACGAAAACCCACTGGAAGAACCGCAGATTTATGCCGTGATAGATATGGATGGGACTGATGGCTGCCTGATTCACCTGCTAGGTGAGGTAAAGCCCGAGGACATAAAGGTGGGAATGAAAGTTAAACCGGTTCTGAAGCCCAAAGAAGATAGAGAAGGTGCGATTACTGACATTATGTACTTTAAACCTGTCTAA